In Apostichopus japonicus isolate 1M-3 chromosome 5, ASM3797524v1, whole genome shotgun sequence, a single window of DNA contains:
- the LOC139968188 gene encoding cytochrome P450 2B19-like yields the protein MNFFDTFITQCVFTGVLCVLCSVLLIILLKWTRVKKLKLPPGPKGWPFIGNLPVLFQDPGTTNDEYYYTRCARQYGDIYKLKLGSKMMYVLCKFDYVREAFNHSYIQGRPPGVAYQIAFGPEAKGIIFASGSEWKVMKQFAVGVFRELGVGKGVFETRIRAETERLMLKLDSIGGSSICPNLMELFYIAVCNITCGITFGTQFDYEDSRFKAIVNVMQTYSHSIGPSAIFLTSRLLCGLPFGPGKATRGCLSKFKEFLELEIEKHDSKSACSAEKSSSTTFVGAFLGELNKGADENFNKVNLITCCLELFFAGTETTSITLYFTILCLVANPKVRDEAQREVDAFIIDNGMMPCYGDRSKLPYVQSIILEAHRMLILAPLGLAHEAERDLQLFGYDVPKGTLLVPNVGSLFMNPEMFPDPKTFKPERYIKDGHFEAVPDVIPFSTGRRACLGEQLARMEIFLFLTNLLHRYNIDKPEGTEMPNILEGRCGGTRVPFPHAVVISKRNIAT from the exons ATGAATTTCTTTGACACGTTTATTACCCAGTGTGTATTTACTGGGGTACTCTGTGTACTATGTTCTGTACTTCTCATAATATTACTCAAATGGACTCGAGTCAAGAAGCTGAAGTTACCGCCAGGACCAAAAGGTTGGCCTTTCATAGGTAATCTGCCGGTTCTATTTCAAGATCCTGGCACAACAAATGACGAATATTATTACACTCGATGTGCCAGACAGTACGGcgatatttataaattaaagcTTGGTTCAAAGATGATGTACGTCCTATGTAAGTTTGACTATGTACGTGAGGCATTCAATCACAGTTACATCCAAGGAAGACCACCTGGCGTCGCCTACCAAATAGCATTTGGTCCTGAAGCTAAAG GGATAATTTTTGCAAGTGGTTCGGAATGGAAAGTGATGAAACAGTTTGCAGTCGGTGTGTTTCGTGAGCTGGGTGTTGGTAAAGGAGTATTCGAAACAAGAATCCGAGCTGAAACGGAACGGCTGATGTTGAAGCTCGACAGCATAGGTGGAAGTAGTATCTGTCCCAATCTAATGGAGTTATTCTATATCGCTGTTTGTAACATAACTTGTGGTATCACATTTGGGACACAGTTTGACTATGAGGACAGTCGTTTCAAGGCGATTGTCAATGTCATGCAAACTTATTCACACTCGATTGGACCCAGTGCGATTTTCTTGACAAGTCGACTATTGTGTGGTCTCCCTTTTGGACCCGGAAAAGCTACCAGAGGTTGTCTGTCCAAATTTAAGGAATTTCTTGAGCTTGAAATAGAGAAACATGATAGTAAAAGCGCTTGTTCTGCCGAAAAGTCATCGTCGACTACCTTCGTTGGAGCATTTCTGGGAGAATTGAACAAAGGTGCAGACGAGAACTTCAACAAGGTGAACCTAATAACTTGTTGTTTGGAACTGTTTTTCGCCGGAACTGAAACGACCAGTATTACCTTGTACTTCACCATTTTGTGTCTCGTTGCTAACCCAAAAGTTCGAGATGAGGCTCAGAGGGAAGTCGATGCTTTCATTATAGACAATGGAATGATGCCGTGCTATGGAGATCGCTCGAAGCTGCCATATGTACAAAGTATCATACTCGAGGCCCATAGGATGCTGATTCTTGCTCCTCTTGGGTTAGCTCATGAAGCAGAACGGGATCTTCAGTTGTTTGGATATGACGTACCAAAGGGAACATTACTTGTCCCAAATGTCGGCAGCTTGTTCATGAATCCGGAAATGTTTCCGGACCCAAAAACTTTCAAACCTGAACGGTATATTAAAGATGGTCACTTTGAAGCCGTTCCTGACGTGATTCCATTTTCAACAG GAAGAAGGGCATGCCTTGGTGAACAACTTGCAAGAATGGAAATCTTCCTTTTTCTTACCAACCTGCTACATAGATACAATATCGACAAACCGGAAGGGACGGAGATGCCTAACATTCTGGAGGGACGTTGTGGCGGAACCAGAGTCCCATTTCCTCACGCTGTTGTAATTTCGAAGAGAAACATTGCGACATGA